A genomic window from Blastococcus saxobsidens DD2 includes:
- a CDS encoding DUF4397 domain-containing protein — protein MDRLTRVLSVAALSAGFLLVAPAGAGAAEEDGLLRLAHLSPDTPAVDVYVDSVADPGDGTALLTVPGVGYGTISDYQSVPAGVYAVSMRQAGADPTAPPVLSTTVEIGSGDARTVAGVGRFADLGLEVLEDDLTLAPPGQARVRIISAAATAPTLDAAVGGTDLATGLAFAEAGDYATVPGDAGSVRLTVDGEPTELPLDLAPGSVYSLFVLDRPEGGLTVRTVLDAAGSGVVPTGGVETGAGGTAADEVDPAVVSGAAGLTILTGLLLARRSRRDPARHAAGS, from the coding sequence GTGGACCGGTTGACCCGCGTGCTGTCCGTCGCCGCACTGAGTGCCGGCTTCCTGCTCGTCGCCCCCGCCGGGGCGGGCGCCGCCGAGGAGGACGGGCTGCTGCGCCTGGCCCACCTCTCGCCGGACACCCCGGCGGTCGACGTGTACGTCGACTCGGTCGCCGACCCGGGCGACGGGACGGCGCTGCTCACCGTGCCCGGCGTCGGTTACGGGACCATCTCCGACTACCAGAGCGTGCCCGCGGGGGTCTACGCGGTGAGCATGCGGCAGGCCGGCGCCGACCCGACCGCTCCGCCGGTGCTGTCGACCACCGTGGAGATCGGCTCCGGTGACGCTCGCACCGTCGCCGGGGTCGGCCGCTTCGCCGACCTGGGCCTGGAGGTGCTCGAGGACGACCTCACGCTCGCGCCGCCCGGCCAGGCCCGCGTGCGGATCATCTCCGCCGCAGCCACGGCACCGACGCTGGACGCCGCCGTCGGCGGTACGGACCTGGCCACCGGTCTGGCCTTCGCCGAGGCCGGCGACTACGCCACCGTGCCCGGCGACGCCGGCTCGGTGCGGCTCACGGTGGACGGCGAGCCCACCGAGTTGCCGCTGGACCTGGCCCCGGGCTCCGTGTACAGCCTCTTCGTCCTGGACCGACCCGAGGGCGGGCTGACCGTGCGCACGGTCCTGGACGCCGCGGGCTCGGGCGTGGTGCCGACCGGCGGTGTCGAGACGGGCGCCGGCGGCACCGCGGCCGACGAGGTGGACCCGGCCGTCGTGAGCGGTGCCGCAGGCCTGACGATCCTCACCGGCCTGCTGCTGGCCCGGCGGTCGCGCCGCGATCCGGCACGGCACGCCGCCGGTTCCTGA